In Aspergillus luchuensis IFO 4308 DNA, chromosome 1, nearly complete sequence, the following are encoded in one genomic region:
- a CDS encoding uncharacterized protein (COG:S;~EggNog:ENOG410Q2NY), which produces MNPADGAVIFWKERVRRASRHIVHTESDDEEQKPTVSADGSQAGSNDDQAVHVNAKPELGPDIPFPSYLMAILEHWHEEKGYEYPRCKVSGRLGSMVWKVFDRKGNELELTWYLVTKPRKYCVLVLHEANGTARFVYCDPPHRTVHGTYLRPWSGVDEKEELEHCAVRVFSSDLEEIEYSSEAWEHLKELQDSSGEDVSRSPSVTRRKSPKDKIVTRELVKAGCSKRYSMRGRAHQSEEHTEADSSSSSEAGSSSEEEKYVPSPPHKRHKTTDTSNTSNTTEPMKPSKVVFRLGSQRVIGAIRYIPLDECRSRKELFDKATAFYQACDRDAQVKILACQISTQREQHYLFEDSDGEFRLLVEQALGLVDNLDRIVIDVLHVLQA; this is translated from the exons ATGAACCCTGCAGACGGTGCCGTCATCTTCTGGAAGGAAAG GGTGAGGCGCGCCTCTCGTCACATCGTCCACACTGAGTCTGACGACGAAGAACAGAAGCCAACAGTCTCTGCCGATGGTTCTCAAGCAGGCTCTAACGACGACCAGGCGGTGCACGTCAACGCGAAACCAGAGCTGGGGCCAGACATCCCGTTTCCTAGCTACCTGATGGCAATTCTGGAACATTGGCACGAAGAGAAGGGGTACGAATATCCGAGGTGCAAAGTCAGCGGACGTCTGGGATCGATGGTCTGGAAAGTGTTTGATCGGAAAGGCAATGAGCTCGAGCTGACATGGTACCTCGTCACTAAACCGCGCAAGTACTGTGTGCTGGTGCTACATGAGGCGAATGGCACAGCGAGATTCGTCTATTGTGATCCGCCTCATCGCACTGTTCATGGCACATACCTTAGGCCATGGTCTGGCGTCgatgagaaagaggagcTAGAACACTGCGCAGTCCGAGTGTTTAGCAGCGACTTGGAGGAAATTGAATACTCTTCGGAAGCCTGGGAACATTTAAAGGAGCTCCAGGATTCTTCAGGCGAGGATGTTAGCAGATCTCCTTCGGTCACCCGTCGCAAGTCCCCAAAAGATAAGATAGTCACAAGGGAATTGGTGAAAGCAGGTTGCTCAAAAAGATACTCTATGAGAGGTCGCGCTCATCAGAGCGAAGAGCATACGGAAGCGgactcgtcatcttcatcggaaGCAGGCTCATcatctgaagaagagaagtacGTGCCCTCGCCACCACACAAGCGGCACAAAACTACCGACACCAGCAATACAAGCAACACCACTGAGCCTATGAAGCCTAGCAAGGTTGTATTTCGCCTCGGGTCCCAGAGAGTTATCGGTGCGATACGCTATATTCCACTAGATGAATGTAGGTCGAGGAAGGAGCTATTTGATAAAGCCACGGCATTTTATCAAGCTTGCGATAGAGACGCTCAGGTCAAGATACTGGCATGTCAGATCTCGACACAGCGTGAACAACACTACCTGTTCGAGGACAGTGATGGAGAGTTTCGCCTTCTAGTTGAGCAGGCGCTGGGCTTGGTGGACAACTTGGACCGGATTGTGATTGACGTTCTGCACGTGTTACAAGCATGA
- the pigc gene encoding phosphatidylinositol N-acetylglucosaminyltransferase (COG:I;~EggNog:ENOG410PH39;~InterPro:IPR009450;~PFAM:PF06432;~TransMembrane:8 (i184-212o218-236i356-375o387-405i417-435o441-458i470-489o495-519i);~go_component: GO:0016021 - integral component of membrane [Evidence IEA];~go_function: GO:0017176 - phosphatidylinositol N-acetylglucosaminyltransferase activity [Evidence IEA];~go_process: GO:0006506 - GPI anchor biosynthetic process [Evidence IEA]): protein MLCRLTWGVIRVTDQRNCVFSANYRSITSCYKHESRCSSMPSLPDSPPPVPPPVPVETHPNRTVGVKPTAAQRALPDPNRLAPEDAYYTSSLPRARPTQTGYDDSLRVLNGNSGTAASVAALRPPPAVPGVGSRKVRGTSRRRRRKGAWKKLLWVKQSYPDNYTDTETFLDHLQRNPRVRPYDFWPLVADSTVIVQHVSSVAIFVCCFVGIVQGRVSPVSVVCWGSVGTALGWIFWDSWILREHVENAHVAERSLEGDDGSSSSSMTSSVNPSGTSSRANGQKENQVHGLGLNMSQGESSELLRRHSTGYVSDTYGAQEPASPTPGPANGALGGGSGSQEPDYLSMFSSRNRQRLSTVKSAFLIYFALLGLSPILKSLTKSTASDSIWAMSCWLLIMNIFSFDYGSGEGAGATKFPASLSTNAAVMASTVLASRLPSTTHVFSLMLFSIEVFGLFPIFRRQLRHVSWTGHVLLTLALVGVAGGAVGITLRGGWMAAVVGSILGSILTALAMGGCSWWLISLQKYKNVVTGPWDPARPIIRRHWD, encoded by the exons ATGCTGTGTC GCCTGACTTGGGGTGTGATTCGCGTCACCGACCAGCGCAATTGTGTCTTCAGCGCCAACTATAgatccatcacatcatgCTACAAGCATGAATCCCGCTGCTCCTCCATGCCTTCCCTGCCCGACTCGCCTCCTCCGGTTCCTCCCCCCGTTCCCGTCGAGACCCATCCGAACCGCACGGTTGGCGTGAAGCCTACCGCCGCGCAACGAGCTCTCCCGGATCCCAACCGGCTGGCCCCTGAAGATGCATATTACACCTCGTCCCTGCCTCGGGCTCGGCCGACCCAGACGGGGTACGATGACTCTCTCCGAGTGCTGAATGGCAATTCGGGCACTGCTGCCTCTGTGGCAGCCCTGCGACCGCCGCCCGCGGTCCCAGGTGTAGGGAGTCGCAAGGTGCGCGGTACCAGCAGACGGAGACGACGAAAGGGTGCatggaagaagctgctgtgGGTGAAACAATCAT ACCCGGACAACTACACCGACACCGAGACGTTCCTTGACCACCTCCAGCGAAATCCCCGAGTGCGGCCCTACGATTTCTGGCCGCTAGTGGCCGACTCCACGGTTATTGTACAACATGTTAGCTCTGTGGCTATATTTGTGTGTTGCTTTGTCGGCATTGTTCAGGGCCGCGTGAGCCCAGTTTCGGTGGTCTGCTGGGGAAGTGTCGGGACAGCGTTGGGTTGGATATTTTGGGATTCGTGGATATTGAGAGAGCATGTGGAAAATGCGCATGTGGCGGAGCGATCACTGGAGGGTGACGATGGCTCCAGTTCTAGCTCCATGACCAGCTCTGTCAATCCGTCTGGCACGAGCTCGCGAGCCAATGGCCAGAAGGAGAACCAAGTGCATGGGCTGGGGTTGAACATGTCGCAGGGCGAGTCAAGTGAACTGCTCCGGCGACACAGCACGGGGTATGTGAGTGATACCTACGGGGCTCAGGAGCCCGCATCGCCTACGCCTGGGCCTGCGAACGGGGCCCTGGGTGGCGGTTCTGGTTCTCAGGAGCCAGACTACTTGTCGATGTTCTCGTCACGGAATCGGCAGCGGCTGTCCACTGTGAAATCGGCGTTTTTGATCTACTTCGCGCTACTCGGGCTTAGCCCGATCCTCAAGTCTCTTACCAAATCTACGGCGAGTGACTCGATCTGGGCCATGAGTTGCTGGCTACTGATCATGAATATCTTCTCCTTTGACTATGGAAGTGGGGAGGGCGCAGGCGCCACCAAGTTCCCGGCTTCTTTGTCCACTAATGCAGCGGTGATGGCCTCGACTGTATTGGCGTCGCGCTTACCTTCTACCACACATGTGTTCAGCCTGATGCTATTCTCAATTGAGGTGTTCGGGCTCTTCCCCATTTTTCGCCGGCAGCTGCGTCATGTGTCGTGGACTGGGCATGTGCTACTGACCTTGGCTCTCGTCGGGGTTGCTGGCGGCGCGGTAGGGATCACCCTgcgtggaggatggatggcggcggtggttggCTCAATCCTGGGGAGCATCCTGACGGCGCTCGCCATGGGGGGATGTAGCTGGTGGCTCATCAGCTTACAGAAGTATAAGAATGTGGTCACAGGGCCATGGGACCCTGCGCGGCCGATCATCCGTCGGCATTGGGATTAG